The Stigmatella ashevillena genomic sequence ATGGCCAAAATCCTCATCGTCGATGATGAAGTGCAAGTCGCCAGCGCGCTCCGGCGACTGTTCCGGCGGGAAGGCTTTGCCGTCGAGGTCGCCCTCAACGGCGAGGAGGCTCTTGAGAAGCTCAACAGCTTCCAAGCGGATCTCGTCATCTCCGACTTCCGGATGAAGGGCATGAACGGCGCCGAGTTGCTCGAACGGGTGCTGCGTGTCTCTCCCCGGGCCGTGCGCATCCTCTTGTCGGGCCATGCGGACCTGTGGAGCAGCGCCCCTTCTTCGGCCGCCCAGGCGGTGTCTCACTTCATCAGCAAGCCGTGGGACGACGACCACCTCGTCGCGCGGGTTCGGACCCTCTTGGGGGGGCAACACTCACCCACCACCTCCAGCGCCTGACCCACCCTGAAAAAAGCGCCAGGGCCTTGCCACCTGGGGGTGTCTTCTGACCCATCGGTCATGAAAGACAACCCCGGCTCAGGCGGGCCGGGCGCAGAGGTTCCAAAGAAGACGTTCGAGGACCAGCTTGCCGTTCGCGGAGGACTTCAGCTCCAGATCCGCCTCCGCGCAGGCCATCAGCGCCCGGAGTAACTCCCGGCGCTCGTAGCGCGCAGCCGCCTGCATGCTGAGAAACGCGGCCCACGGGTGCGGGGCGCGTCCCTTGGCCGCCTTCGCCTCTTGCTCGATCTTCGGAAAGAGCCGGGCCTTGAAGTCATCGAAGGAGCGCGGGACAGCGCCTTGGGCGTAGAGGCCCAACCGCTCGCGGTTCTCCAGCAACCCCCGGATGATGGAGGCCACCGCGCCGAGGAGCTGAAGCGCGTGCGTGCCCTGCCCCAGGGCGTCCTCGGCATAGTCCAGCGCTCCGCGGAGATCCCTCTTCTGGATCGACTCGGACAGCTCGAAGAATTCCTCCTCCCGCGCATGGTGGACCAGCAGCGCCACGTCCGCCGCCTCGATGGTGGCGCCGTTGGCGTAGATGGCCAGCTTCTCCAGCTCCGATTGGAGCAGCCGGATGTTGCCGCCCACACGCTCCTTGAGCTGCTCCAGCGCCCCCGCCCCCAGCTTCTTCTTGAAGGGGGCCAGGAACTCCCGGGCGATCTCCGAGAGATCCAGATCCTTGTGGCGAGCGGCCACCTTGCGCTCGATGAACCAGCCCTCGTCCTTGGCGAACTTGAGCAGCGCGCTCTTCGCGTCGACCTCCGAGGCGGCCAGCACCAGCGCATGCCCCTTGGGCAGCCCTTTCTGGAGCAGTTCCAGCAGCGCCGAGGCATCTCCCTCGGGCGCGGAGACGCGCTCCTCGCGGCAGAACGCGGCGGCCTCCTTGAGGAAGGCCAGATCCACCTCCGCCAGGTCCACGTCCAGCTCCGACTTCCAGTCCTCCAGGGAGGGCGCTCCCGGGGCGCTGGGATCCAGCTGATCCACGCCCCAGCCCGCCCTCGCCGCCAACGCCAGGAGCCGCCGGGCCCCTTCTTTGCGCTTGCCCGACTTCCACGCCTCGCGCGCCTTGCCCAGCGCGTCCCCCCGCCCCTTCTTGGGCGCCAGGAACTCGGGGTCGCGGACCAGCACCACCTTGCGCCCTGGAAACAGCGGCAGCGTGGCCAGCTCCTGGGCCACCTCTCTCGGAGAGGCCGCGTCCAGCACCGCGTGGTTGAGCCCCATGGCGGCATCCGGCACGAGCGCCTTCACCAGCTCGTCGGCGCCCTTGCGCACCAGGAACTCCTCGCCCCACAGCAGGTACAGCGGGGCCACCTTTCCCGCCTTCACCTCCGCCAACACCTCTTCCAGCTCGCCGCTCACCGGACCTCCCGCATCAGCATGTCCAGCAACATCCGCTCCAGATGCAGCCGGGGCGAACCGTTGCGCTGAAGCGCCCCCTGGGCACGCTCCAGCAGCGCATGGCGGCGATGCAGCTCCGTCTCATGGGTCCGCGCCGCCACCTCTTGCGCCAGCTCTCCCAGATCCATGTTCGCCACGCCTCCCGCCCCGGCCCTCACCCGGGCCACATCCCGCGTCCAGAGCGTCAGCAAGGTCAGCGCCTGCTCGGCCTCTTCCCGGCTCGCCCCGTACTCCTCCGCGAAGCGCAGCAACGGCAGGGCATTGTCCGGCCGGAGGGCCTCGAAGCGGGTGATGATGTCCTTGCGCTGGGCCAGCACCTCCAGGTCCAAACTCAGCGCACGGCCCAGGCTGCCGCCCGCCATCACCGCGGCGAGCGCGGCGGTGGGGGGATCCAACTTCCGCTCCTGCTGCACACGCTGAGCCACCAGCTCCACCGGCAGCGGGCCAAAGTGCACCTTGCCGCAACGGCTGCGGATGGTGGGCAGCAACCGGTCCACCGCGGAGGCGACGAGGATGAGCGTGGTGTCCGAGGGCGGCTCCTCCAGCGTTTTGAGGAAGGCATTCTGCGCCTGCACATTCATCGTCTGCGCCGAGACGATGAGCGCCACCTTGCGGCGAGACTCCAGCCCGCGCAGCGCCAGACGCTCCTGCAACTCGCGGATCTGCTCCACGCGGATCTCCCGGCTGGGCGTGCCGGTGAAGTCCGAGCGCCCCGCCAGCCCCCGGGCCACCCGCTCCTCGTCCGGCATGACCCACGTCACGTCCGGATGGAGCCCCTTGCCGATGCGCAGGCAGCTCGGGCAGGCCCCGCAGCCCACCCCAGGCTGCTCGGGACAGGTGAGCGCCTGGGCCAGCCCCACCGCTGCCAACTCCTTGCCCACGCCCTCTGGCCCAGCAAACAAGTAGGCGTGGTGCACCGACCCGCTGCGCAGGGCCGCCTGGAGAGCATCCATCGCACGAGGCTGTCCCACCACCGAAGCCAACGTCATGGGGCGTGTATCCCTGCTCGTGCTCCGGGCGTCAACCGCCACCTTGACCACCGTGGATCAGCTCGGCCAGAGTTTCCGGGCCTTGCTTCCCTTCCTGCAGAGTAATGTCTCCCTGGTCGTCGGCGTGGTGTTGGCCCTGCTGCTCGCGGGGGCCCGGGCGCTCAGCGCCGACAAGGACTTCCGGAGGGATCTGCTCGGCGCCTTCCGCTTCCTCCTGGCGTTCTTCGTCTTCCGCATCGCCGCGTGGGCCCTGCCCGAGACGACGCCGGAGTCCGCGCGGAAGCTCATCCAGGTGGCCTGGATGCTCGCCTTCACCTTCGGCTTTATCCGCGCCGGGGTCTCGGTGACGCTGAAGGTCATCCGGCTGCGCTCCCCCACGGGAACACCGAAGATCCTCCGGGACGTCATCGATTTCACGCTGTACGGGCTGGCGGCGCTGCCCATCCTCCAGTCCCAGCTCGACCTGAACCTGGGCGGCCTGCTGGCCACCTCCGCGGTGCTGTCGGTCGTCATCGGTCTGGCGCTCCAGGAGACGCTGGGCAACCTCTTCGCGGGCCTGTCCCTGCAACTGGAGCGGCCGTACCAGGTGGGCGACTTCATCCGCATCGGAGAGCACTCGGGGCGGGTGGTGCAGATCGGCTGGCGCGCCACGCGCATCTCCACCTTCCGGTGCGAGAGCGTCACCCTGCCCAACAGCATGGTGGCCAAGGAGGTGGTGCGGAACTTCTCCTATGGCTACGTGCCCATCGGCGTGGACATCTTCATCGGGCTGTCGCGGGATGCCCCTCCCAACACGGTGAAGGCCGCGGTGCTGGAGGTCCTGGACGAGATCCCCCTCATCCTCAAGACCCCCGTGCCCCAGTGCCGCACGTGGGCGTATGACGGCTCGTCCATCCGCTACCAGATCCGCTACTGGGTGTCGGACTTCAGCCAGGCGGACAACGCCATGGAGCAGGTCTACACGCAGCTGTGGTACCGGCTGCGGCGCGAGCGCATCGAGATCCCCTACCCCCAGCAGACCGTGCACCTGCGCCAAGGCTCGGACCACGCCGAGATGTCCCAGGAGACGGTGCTGGAGCTGCTCAAGGCCGTGGACCTCTTCTCGGTGCTGGACGACAGCGAGCTCCACCAGGTGCACCAGGATCTGGTGGCGCGCCGCTTCGGCAAGGGCGAGACCATCATCCAGGAGGGCGATGCGGGGCACACCTTCTACCTGGTGGCCTCGGGCGAGGTGTCCGTGCGCACGGGCAAGGCCCAGATGGAGGTGACGCGGCTGCAGCGCGGCAGCTCCCTTGGAGAGATGTCCCTGCTCACCGGTGAGCCGCGCGCCGCCACGGTGGTGGCGGTGGAGGACTCCCTGCTGCTGGAGCTGGACCGGCCCGCCTTCGCGCGCATGTTCGCCTCCAACCCCGGGCTGGCCCACCGGCTCTCGGCGCTCCTGGCCCAGCGGCGCACCCAGTTGCGCGCGGTGGCGGCCAACAGCGGCGGGAGCATCGATCCCACCCCCGAGGCAGGCCGCATCCTCGACCGGCTCCGGCACATCTTCGGCATCGCGGGGTAGCGGTGCCCAACAAGGCCGGTCTCAGCGTCCCGGAACGGCCTTGACCGCCGCGGGCTTTCCCGGGCCCTCCTTCACCCCGGGGGTCAGCAGGCTCACCCGCCCTTCGGGATAGAGCGCGGTGAGCCGGTCGCCGCGAATCTCCAGCGCCGCGAGGTGCCGTCCGTAATAGGTGCTCAAGCCCGTGTCGATGAACACCGTTCGTCCTCCGAACCGGACCCCGATGCGTCCATCCTTCGTGGGGGTGTGTCCCATCACCATCCGCCGTGCACCGAAGCGCGCCAGGACCTCGTCCAGCCCCGGGCTCCACAGCGCCTCCTCTTCCTGCGCATAGCCCCGGAACCACAGCGGCCCCCGCGAGTCCGTTCCCCCTCCCGGCGCCGCTCCCGGAAAGAGATCCTGGCGCGTCCAGCGGTTGAGCTCCCCGAGCGTCTTCGCCGGCACCTCCGGGTGGAGCCCGCCATGCATGAAGAGGGTGCCATCGATGCGCACCACCGCCGGATGGCTCCGCAACCACCGGCCGTAGCGCCCCTCGAGGCCATAGGCCGCCCGGTGCCCCACGAGCCCCTTCGGCGTCCCGGGCGCATCGGGCGCGGCCCCCTGATCCGCGAAGGAGGCCAGCTCCTCCGGGGTGACGTAGCGCAGGTCGCCCCGCATGTTCATCACCTCGTGGTTGCCCAACAGCACATGGACGCGCCCCCCGGCGGCGAGCGCCTCGCGCTCCAACCGCATCATCAGCTCGAAGGCCTCCCGCGTCCGGGCCCCCCGATCGGCGATGTCCCCCGTCTGGACCAGGTGCGCCTTGCCCCCGCTCCACTGCTCCTTCGCATTGAGGAGACCCGCCAAGCGGAGCACCTCCTTCAGCGCCTCCACATCGCCATGCACATCCCCCACCGCCACCACCCGCTCCACCCCGGAGAAGGTGTCCTCCACCGCCTCTTCCAAACGGGGCGGCCCCCCCGGTGCCGCCGCTCCCAGCACAGGGGTCAACAGCACGACACACAGGGTGCGCGTCATCGAGAGAAAGGCAGACATGTCATTCCTGTCCCAAAGTCGCAGGCGAAAAGTTTTAATGAGAGCGCAATAACTTACACTCAACGGCGCTCAAGGCTGGTGTTCATCAGTCACCACCCTCACCATTCACCAGTCATCACTTGGAGGGGCAAGCAACCGGCGGGTCCTTTCGGAAATTACAGGAAAGACAGCACTTTGGCCTCGATACGGACGCCTCTTACGGCGCTGTAGAGGGGACGACACATGGATACGAGCCCGGCCGATGCTGTCCAGGAGTGCTGCTCCACCTGGAGGAAACCTCTTCGGCCCAGGATGCTCCTGTCGACCCTGTGGCTGATGGGGGCCGTGGCCTGTGGCACCGAGGAGTTGGCCGCCGAGCCCGAGCCCCTCGCGACGCAGCAACCCGCGCTCGAGTTCGACAACGGCCTGTCCGCCAACGGCTTGTCCGCCAACGGCCTGTCCGCCAACGGCCTGTCCGCCAACGGCCTGTCCGCCAATGGCTTGTCCTCGGAGAACTTCCGACTCTGGTTTACCCCGTCCCCAGCCCATGCCGACATGGTGATGCAGTACCTCGTCCGCTGCGCCCTGCCCGCCGGCGAGAGCCGGACCTATACCCACCCCTCGCCTCACCAGACCTTCACCTGGCAGGGAGGACTGGGGCTTGCTCCAGTCTGGGCCAGCGGGCAGCCCATCCCCCTGGCCGAGCAGCAACTCATCACCGCCTGCCTGGCCGCCCACGTCAACAAGTACGGGGTGTCTGTCCTCATCTCCGTGCTCGGCAAGACGGCGGCAGGCCAGAACATTCCCTACACCGATGGGGAGCTGCTCGACCATTCCGTCCGGGAGGCCTGCTTCTTCGGCAACCTCTTCACGAACGAGGGCATCTTCGTCGGCAACGACTCCCGCCTGCTGAGCGACAAGGAGTCCTCGTCTCGCGCGTGCGTGCTCTCGTCCGAGAAGAATCCCAACTCCCTGAGCGAGTGCCCCCCCATGGTCTACGCCGAAGCCTGCGAGCACATCTGCACCCGTCAGCCCAACTCCCCCTTCTACGCGACGTGCACCTGGAAAGGCATTACCTACCAGCCCATCACCACCCGCATCCGTCCGAGCGATATCTACAAGTGCGGGGATGGGGTATGCCAATTCACCGAGTCCTGTGGCCGAGGCGACACTGCCCACAGCTGCCAGAAGGATTGTGGCCGCTGCCCGTGAGTTCACCGGCACTCACGAGCGGGTGAGAATTCTCACACAGAACAACACATTCCAGGATTTCTCCGTATCCTGGGTGAAATAATCAAATTAAGCAGACACTTCTCTCTTCGGATTCGTCACAATAGCACTGCATTGCCATGATCCTGGGTGATGGGGGCATCCGGGGGGCTGTCCGCTTCGGCGGCTCCCGTGGTCTATCCCCCTGGGGGGGTTGTCCATGAGCTGCGTTCCATCCTGTGCCGGTGAGGAGGCTCATCCATGAACCTCTCTTCCACCCTTCCGCCTCGTCGGATCCTGGTCATCGACGACAACCCTTCCATCCACCAGGACTTCCAGAAAATCCTGACTCCTCCCGCCGAGAGCGCCTCGCTGGACGCGCTGGAGTCCGCCCTCTTCGGCGCCGTACCAGTCCGCAGCGCGGCGCCCACCTACCCTTTCGAGGTGGACTCGGCCTCTCAGGGCGAGGAAGGCCTGCAACGGGTCCGGGAGTCGGTTCGCGAGGGCCAGCGCTACGCGGTGGCCTTCGTGGACGTCCGCATGCCGCCGGGCATGGACGGCGTGGAGACCACCGCGCGGCTCTGGGAAGAGGATGAAGATGTGCAGGTGGTGCTCTGCACGGCCTACTCGGACTACTCCTGGGAAGAGACGCGGCAGCGGCTGGGGGCCACCCAGCGCCTGCTCATCCTGCGCAAGCCCTTCGACAACATCGAGGTGCGCCAAATGGCGCACGCGCTCACCGAGAAGTGGGAGTTGGCCCAGCAGAACCGGTGCCGGATGAAGGACTTGAACCACGCCGTCCTGGCGAGGACGCGCGAACTGGAGGCCGCCCACGCACGGCTGCGCCAGGAAATGGAAGACCGGGCACGGCTGGAGGCCCGTCTGGCCCATGTCCAGCGCCTGGAGGCCCTGGGGCGGCTGGCCGCGGGCCTGGCACACGAGGTCAGCGGCCCCCTGGGCTTCGTGGGCGTCAACCTGAGCTACATCCGGGAGGCGCTGGAGGCGCTGGCCTCTGGCAAGCCCCTGGAGGACACGGCGGATCTGCTGGAGGCGTGCCGGGATGCCCTGCTGGGCACCGATCGCATCAAGCACATCGTCCAGGACGTGAAGCTCTTTGCGCGCGCGGACCGGAAGCCGGGAACGCCCGTGGACGTGCGCCGGGTACTGGAGCAGTCCATCTCCATGGCGGGGGAGATGCTGGGCTCCCGGGTCCGGCTGGTCCGGGACTTCCACGAAGTCTCTCCCGTCTGGGCCAGCGAGCACGGCCTGGGTCAGGTCTTCCACAACCTGCTGGTGAACGCCACGCACGCCCTGCCCGACACCCACCCCGAGCCCTGGGTCCGCGTCGCCACGCGCCAGCAGGGCCTCCATGTGGTGGTGGAGATCCAGGACAACGGCAGCGGCATCGCCCCCGAGAACCTCGGCCGCATCTTCGAGCCCTTCTTCACCACCAAGCCCGTGGGGCTGGGCACGGGCCTGGGCCTGTCCATCTGCCACGGCATCATCACGGGCTTCGGCGGCAACATCACCGTGGACAGCAACCCCGGCAAGGGCACCACCTTCCGCATCCAGCTGCCCCTGCCGCCCTGAAAACCGCGGGGCGGTGGGTTGCCTCAGGACGCTGCAAGGCCCTGAAAAGGGCCCCTCCGGTGCCTGCCTGCCTGCTCCAAGCGTCCGATTCATACGGCGGGTGCGGCAGATCTTTCCGACGCGAACTTCAGCTCCAGGCCATTTCCAGGTAATTCTTGGGGCTGCGTGCGTCTCCCATTCTTTCTTGTCCTGATCTGCGCCGGCTGTGCCGTGCGTCCCGTCCACACCGTTCCCGCGGCGCCGCTCCCGGGACTTGCTGGCGCGGAGACGGCCGCCGCGGTGCCCACGTCACCGCCTCCAGGCGATCCCCTTCCCGCCCAAGCCCAAGAGGAGAGCGCGGCCACCTCAATGCCCGCTTCGCCGCAAGTCCAGCAGTCCCCGGCCCCGGAGGAAACCGCGGCCGTGGAGGACGATGAGGACGACGAGGACGAGGCCGGCGCGGAAGAGGGCGATGAGGGAGAGGCCAGCGAGGCCGCCGAGAACCCCGTCGCCCCAGGACTGCTGTACACCGCGGACCTGAGCGATGAGGAGCTGACGCGGCGGTGGAAGGACGCGCCGCAGACCCTCGGCTCGGTGTCCGTCGGCTTCGTCGAGAGTGGCCGGTTGGTGAACGGCGTGCGCTTTCCGGACGGCGGCCAGGACTGGATCGTCGTCTCCCCGGAAAAGACCTACGCCACCGAAGAGACCATCACCTACCTCACCCAGGTCATCCGCGCCGTCCGCACCACCCTCCCGGACGCCCCCCCGCTGCGCGTGAATCAGATCAGCGCGAAGGAAGGCGGCTACATGCGTCCCCACAAGAGCCACCAGAGCGGCCGGGACGTGGACCTGGGCTTCTACTACCCCACCGTGGAGCCGATCCGTGCCCGGGACCGCGAGAACCACATCCACCTGGCGCGCAACTGGGCCCTCGTGAAGGCGCTCCTGGCCCACGCCGATGTGCAGCTCATCCTGGTCGATCGCCGCGTCCAGAAGGTGCTCTACGAGTACGCGCTGAAGATCGGCGAGGACAAGGCGTGGCTCGACTCGCTGTTCCACGCGGGGTTCCAGTCGCTCATCCGTCACGCGCGCGGACACCGGGACCACTTCCACGTCCGCTTCTTCAGCCCGCGGGCGCAGGAGCTGGGCCGCCGCCTCGCCCCGCTCCTCGCGCTGCAGCCGGAGCAGAACATCGCCATGCACCGGGTCCGCTCGGGGGACACGCTCGGCGCCATCGCCTTGCGCTTCAACTCCACCGTGAACGGCCTGCGCAAGGCCAACCACCTCCGGGGCAACCTGCTGCGCATCGGCCAGGTGCTCTCGGTTCCCCTGCGCGGGCCCTGCACGCGCTGCCCCGTCCCCCCGCCCTTCGTGGTGCCCCCCCGGCGCCTGGCGGCAGTCACCGGGCCGGAGAACACCCTCACGGCCGGCAAACAGGAGAACGCGGCCCCTTCCGCCGAAGAGCCCGTGGAAAACCCCGCCCGCGAGGAGCCGAAGCCGCAGGACCCCACCGTCGTGGGGACTCCGACGTCCTGACGCTCAGGCCAACCGCGCCAGGGACCAGCGCGACACGTCCCAAGGCACCGGCTGGTCCGTGGCCATCCACGCCGCGATGCGGCCCAGCAGCACGGTGAACTTGAACCCGTGCCCGCTCAGCCCTCCGAGCACCGTCACCCGGGGCTCTCCGGGCAGGGAGGCCACCACGAAGTCATGGTCCGGGCTCAGGGTGTAGAGGCACACCTTCTCGAGCACCACGCGCGGCGACAACCCCGGCAAGTGCGCCGCGCAGGCCTGGCGCAG encodes the following:
- a CDS encoding LysM peptidoglycan-binding domain-containing protein, with product MPASPQVQQSPAPEETAAVEDDEDDEDEAGAEEGDEGEASEAAENPVAPGLLYTADLSDEELTRRWKDAPQTLGSVSVGFVESGRLVNGVRFPDGGQDWIVVSPEKTYATEETITYLTQVIRAVRTTLPDAPPLRVNQISAKEGGYMRPHKSHQSGRDVDLGFYYPTVEPIRARDRENHIHLARNWALVKALLAHADVQLILVDRRVQKVLYEYALKIGEDKAWLDSLFHAGFQSLIRHARGHRDHFHVRFFSPRAQELGRRLAPLLALQPEQNIAMHRVRSGDTLGAIALRFNSTVNGLRKANHLRGNLLRIGQVLSVPLRGPCTRCPVPPPFVVPPRRLAAVTGPENTLTAGKQENAAPSAEEPVENPAREEPKPQDPTVVGTPTS
- a CDS encoding mechanosensitive ion channel family protein codes for the protein MGRVSLLVLRASTATLTTVDQLGQSFRALLPFLQSNVSLVVGVVLALLLAGARALSADKDFRRDLLGAFRFLLAFFVFRIAAWALPETTPESARKLIQVAWMLAFTFGFIRAGVSVTLKVIRLRSPTGTPKILRDVIDFTLYGLAALPILQSQLDLNLGGLLATSAVLSVVIGLALQETLGNLFAGLSLQLERPYQVGDFIRIGEHSGRVVQIGWRATRISTFRCESVTLPNSMVAKEVVRNFSYGYVPIGVDIFIGLSRDAPPNTVKAAVLEVLDEIPLILKTPVPQCRTWAYDGSSIRYQIRYWVSDFSQADNAMEQVYTQLWYRLRRERIEIPYPQQTVHLRQGSDHAEMSQETVLELLKAVDLFSVLDDSELHQVHQDLVARRFGKGETIIQEGDAGHTFYLVASGEVSVRTGKAQMEVTRLQRGSSLGEMSLLTGEPRAATVVAVEDSLLLELDRPAFARMFASNPGLAHRLSALLAQRRTQLRAVAANSGGSIDPTPEAGRILDRLRHIFGIAG
- a CDS encoding response regulator encodes the protein MAKILIVDDEVQVASALRRLFRREGFAVEVALNGEEALEKLNSFQADLVISDFRMKGMNGAELLERVLRVSPRAVRILLSGHADLWSSAPSSAAQAVSHFISKPWDDDHLVARVRTLLGGQHSPTTSSA
- the holB gene encoding DNA polymerase III subunit delta' produces the protein MTLASVVGQPRAMDALQAALRSGSVHHAYLFAGPEGVGKELAAVGLAQALTCPEQPGVGCGACPSCLRIGKGLHPDVTWVMPDEERVARGLAGRSDFTGTPSREIRVEQIRELQERLALRGLESRRKVALIVSAQTMNVQAQNAFLKTLEEPPSDTTLILVASAVDRLLPTIRSRCGKVHFGPLPVELVAQRVQQERKLDPPTAALAAVMAGGSLGRALSLDLEVLAQRKDIITRFEALRPDNALPLLRFAEEYGASREEAEQALTLLTLWTRDVARVRAGAGGVANMDLGELAQEVAARTHETELHRRHALLERAQGALQRNGSPRLHLERMLLDMLMREVR
- a CDS encoding metallophosphoesterase produces the protein MSAFLSMTRTLCVVLLTPVLGAAAPGGPPRLEEAVEDTFSGVERVVAVGDVHGDVEALKEVLRLAGLLNAKEQWSGGKAHLVQTGDIADRGARTREAFELMMRLEREALAAGGRVHVLLGNHEVMNMRGDLRYVTPEELASFADQGAAPDAPGTPKGLVGHRAAYGLEGRYGRWLRSHPAVVRIDGTLFMHGGLHPEVPAKTLGELNRWTRQDLFPGAAPGGGTDSRGPLWFRGYAQEEEALWSPGLDEVLARFGARRMVMGHTPTKDGRIGVRFGGRTVFIDTGLSTYYGRHLAALEIRGDRLTALYPEGRVSLLTPGVKEGPGKPAAVKAVPGR
- the holA gene encoding DNA polymerase III subunit delta; amino-acid sequence: MSGELEEVLAEVKAGKVAPLYLLWGEEFLVRKGADELVKALVPDAAMGLNHAVLDAASPREVAQELATLPLFPGRKVVLVRDPEFLAPKKGRGDALGKAREAWKSGKRKEGARRLLALAARAGWGVDQLDPSAPGAPSLEDWKSELDVDLAEVDLAFLKEAAAFCREERVSAPEGDASALLELLQKGLPKGHALVLAASEVDAKSALLKFAKDEGWFIERKVAARHKDLDLSEIAREFLAPFKKKLGAGALEQLKERVGGNIRLLQSELEKLAIYANGATIEAADVALLVHHAREEEFFELSESIQKRDLRGALDYAEDALGQGTHALQLLGAVASIIRGLLENRERLGLYAQGAVPRSFDDFKARLFPKIEQEAKAAKGRAPHPWAAFLSMQAAARYERRELLRALMACAEADLELKSSANGKLVLERLLWNLCARPA
- a CDS encoding hybrid sensor histidine kinase/response regulator, with protein sequence MNLSSTLPPRRILVIDDNPSIHQDFQKILTPPAESASLDALESALFGAVPVRSAAPTYPFEVDSASQGEEGLQRVRESVREGQRYAVAFVDVRMPPGMDGVETTARLWEEDEDVQVVLCTAYSDYSWEETRQRLGATQRLLILRKPFDNIEVRQMAHALTEKWELAQQNRCRMKDLNHAVLARTRELEAAHARLRQEMEDRARLEARLAHVQRLEALGRLAAGLAHEVSGPLGFVGVNLSYIREALEALASGKPLEDTADLLEACRDALLGTDRIKHIVQDVKLFARADRKPGTPVDVRRVLEQSISMAGEMLGSRVRLVRDFHEVSPVWASEHGLGQVFHNLLVNATHALPDTHPEPWVRVATRQQGLHVVVEIQDNGSGIAPENLGRIFEPFFTTKPVGLGTGLGLSICHGIITGFGGNITVDSNPGKGTTFRIQLPLPP